The following is a genomic window from Pseudomonas parafulva.
CAAGCGCATCTTTGGCGACAGCACGGATATCTCGGCGCCCTTGGAGGACTACTTCGAGCGTAATCGGCTGGCACTCAAGGCTATCGAGACAGCCACGGCGCACTGCAATGTCATCGCCCTCGACCCCGTGCCTTACCTGTGCCCTGACGGCGAATGCCTCGGCTCGAAGGACGGCGTGCCCCTTTATTTCGATGACAATCACTTGGTGGATGCTGGCAATCAGCAAATACGCCGAGTGTTCAGCGGGCTTTTGAACAGGCCGTAGTGCCGCGACGCTGTCGCCAATCCCCATTGCCAGCATTGACATACGCAGCGCATGCAAAATAGCATACGTCGCGTATGTCAATGACCGAGGCACGCTCCATGCCGCCACAGACACGGCGCACTCGCGCCACGATGATCGAGCAAACCCGCGCCAAGCTGCTGGAAACGGCGCGCCTGGCGTTCGCCACCAAGGGTTTCGCCCACACCTCCATGGATGACTTCACTGCTGAAGCCGGGCTGACCCGCGGCGCGCTCTACCACCACTTCGGCAACAAGGAAGGCCTCCTGCTGGCCGTCATCGAGCAAATCGAGGCTGAGGTCGCCGAGCGCTTGCAGGCCGTTGCGGACGCGGCGCCCACCCCCTGGGAAAGCTTTCGCCGGCGCTGCTGCACTTACCTGGAGTTGTCGGTGGAGCCGGAGATTCGCCGCATCATCCTGCAAGATGCGCGTGCCGTGTTCGGCGATGTTCCACAGGCGGCGCAGTCAGTCGGCATTGCAGCGTTACGGGCCTCGCTGGATGTGCTGGTGGCTGACGGCACCGTCGCTGCGCTGCATACGGAGGTCACTGCGCGCATGCTCTATGGCGCCGTCACGGAGGCATCCTTCTGGATCGCCGAGGTCGAGGATGATCAACAGCCGCGCCTGACCCAGGCCCTTCAGGAACTGGAGCGTCTGCTCACTGGGCTCAAGGCCCACTGAAGACCGCCTGGTCCTGTCGACTCACGAGGTACCTACGATGCAATGGCGTAACACCGCAACGGGCTTTGGCGTGCTGGCCAAATTCTTCCACTGGACGACCGCTGCGGCCTTCATCGCAGCCTACATCGTCGTGTACTACGTGATCTGGTTCATGGACGACACGTCCGAAGAATCCTTGCCGGTCCTCAACATCCATTGGGCGCTGGGCCTGCTGATCGGATTTCTCGTACTCCCGCGGTTGTTCTGGCGGCTACTGGAAATCCAACCCCATGAGCCACCCGGCTCCAAACTCGAGCATCGGCTTGCCCACGTGGCGCATTGCGGCCTTTACAGCCTGATGATCGTACTGCCGCTGACCGGCTATCTCGGCACGGGGGCGCCCACAGACTTCGGCCTGTTCAGCGTGACCGGCTTCGACAGCACGGCACTGTTCGCCTGGATCAGCAAGGCCTTCGATCTGAGCTACGAAGCGTTCGAAGCACCCTTGGATGTCATCCACCATTTCCTCGGTAAATGGGTGGCCTGGGTCGTGGTCGCGCTGCACATCGCCGCTGCGGCCTTCCACCATTGGGGACGCCGCGATGACGTCCTCAAACGCATGCTGCCCCAGTTCAGACCCTAAAAGCGCCCGACGCGCCCAGGAATAGAGATGAACCGATCACAACGCATGCTGCCGGTGGCCATCGCCGTGTTGCTCGCCAATCACCCTGTGCAGGCGCTTGAGTTGTACGCCGACGAAGATCGTCACGTGAACGCTGACATCACGGCCGTGTGGGGCACGTTCAACAGTCGCAAGAACTACGACGGCACGTCGGGCGGTTCCACATGGCGTGAGGGGTTCATCAAGTACGGCCTGAGCGCGGACCAACGCCTGGGCGCAACGAGCGCGCTGTATGGCAGCCTGAACTGGGTAAGCTCCGGCACCTGGGGTGATGGCGATGCTGCCGGGAACACGAACGGGTCCGAACGCACCACCAAGATCGAGGACGCTTTTCTGGGCTGGCGCTCGGGCGACCTGTTACCTGCGCTGGGCAAGGACGGCATCGACTTCTCTGCAGGCCGCCAGACCCTGCGCGTGGGCAGCGGCTTTCTGATCAACGACGACGGTCCGAACCTGGGCAAAGGCCCAGCCGAGGGGGCATTGAACCGTGGTGGCGCTTACTACCTAGCGGCACGTCACGCGTTTGATCGCACCGCTCGGCTCAGAATCGGCGGTCATGACGGCCTGCATGGCAGCCTGCTGTGGCTGAAGTCCGACAATCGCGCTCAGGCCAATACCGAATTGGCCGCCGGCACCTTTGACTACACCCACGCACTGGGCACCCTGGGGCTGACCTGGATTCACGGCATCGACGTGGACGACCGCTGGGCCAGCGTTTCACAGAGTGCTCGCAAGGACATGGACGTGTACAGCCTCCGAGGTGACGGCAATGCGGGCATCGACAACGCCCACTTCGGGTTTGAATACGCTCACCAGAACACACGCGGCGGTGCTGAGCAGGCGTGGTATCTGCAGGCTGGCTACGGCTTCGACCAGTTGCCTTGGACGCCGCAGATCACCTATCGCTACAGCCGCTATTCAGCCGGCTGGGATTCGCTGTTCAGCGGGCTGGCCAGCGGCTATGGCACTTGGCTGCAAGGCGAAGTCGCCGGAAACTATGCCGGTCCCTTCAACAGCAATGCTGGCGTGCATCATCTGGGGCTCAAGGCAACGCCCAGGAGTAACCTGACGGTTGGCGCGCTGTACTTCGAGTTCGATACGTTGCGCACCCGTGACCGACCAAACCTCGCAGCCAGGGAACTGGACCTGTATGTCGAATGGGCGATCAACGATCACTTGATCGTCACCCCACTGGTGGGCCTGTATCAGCCGCGCAAGGATGAGCACGACGGCGGCAATCAGGTGGGCGGCAGCGGTACCAACCTCTATAGCCAGTTGGTGGTGGCCATGCCGTTTTGAAGCGCTCCGAGGAAAATACGGATAGCCGGACACGAAAAAGCCCGCCAATGGGCGGGCTCCTCGTATGAATCTCAACGGCTGCGAGATGGGCATGAGCACGTGTGCGCCTTGCCGCTGCCTCTCACCAACCGCTTTGAAAATGGTGGGTCGTGTAGGATTCGAACCTACGACCAATTGGTTAAAAGCCAACTGCTCTACCAACTGAGCTAACGACCCGTTGGATGGCGCGTATATTACTGATTTCTCACATGAAATCAACACCCCATCGTATTTTTTTCAAAAATAACGTGTCGG
Proteins encoded in this region:
- a CDS encoding cytochrome b; this encodes MQWRNTATGFGVLAKFFHWTTAAAFIAAYIVVYYVIWFMDDTSEESLPVLNIHWALGLLIGFLVLPRLFWRLLEIQPHEPPGSKLEHRLAHVAHCGLYSLMIVLPLTGYLGTGAPTDFGLFSVTGFDSTALFAWISKAFDLSYEAFEAPLDVIHHFLGKWVAWVVVALHIAAAAFHHWGRRDDVLKRMLPQFRP
- a CDS encoding TetR/AcrR family transcriptional regulator encodes the protein MPPQTRRTRATMIEQTRAKLLETARLAFATKGFAHTSMDDFTAEAGLTRGALYHHFGNKEGLLLAVIEQIEAEVAERLQAVADAAPTPWESFRRRCCTYLELSVEPEIRRIILQDARAVFGDVPQAAQSVGIAALRASLDVLVADGTVAALHTEVTARMLYGAVTEASFWIAEVEDDQQPRLTQALQELERLLTGLKAH